The proteins below come from a single Nocardioides eburneiflavus genomic window:
- the nucS gene encoding endonuclease NucS translates to MRIVVARCQVDYAGRLSAHLPLATRVLMLKSDGSVLIHSDGGSYKPLNWMSPPCTVREGLSEDGQAEWLVTATKTDDTLRILIDEVLHDSSHDLGVDPGLQKDGVEKHLQELLAEHPTTLADGLTLVRREFMTAIGPVDLMCRDADGLSVAVEIKRRGEIDGVEQLTRYLELLNRDPMLTSKGPVRGIYAAQEIKPQARVLATDRGITCALVDYDALRGMDDAEHRLF, encoded by the coding sequence GTGAGGATCGTCGTCGCACGCTGCCAGGTGGACTACGCCGGACGGCTCTCGGCCCACCTGCCGCTCGCCACCCGCGTCCTGATGCTCAAGTCGGACGGGTCGGTGCTGATCCACTCCGACGGAGGCTCCTACAAGCCGCTCAACTGGATGTCGCCGCCGTGCACCGTGCGCGAGGGGCTCTCCGAGGACGGCCAGGCGGAGTGGCTGGTGACCGCGACCAAGACCGACGACACCCTCCGCATCCTCATCGACGAGGTGCTGCACGACTCCTCCCACGACCTCGGCGTCGACCCGGGCCTGCAGAAGGACGGCGTCGAGAAGCACCTCCAGGAGCTGCTCGCCGAGCACCCCACCACGCTCGCCGACGGCCTCACGCTGGTACGCCGGGAGTTCATGACCGCGATCGGTCCCGTCGACCTGATGTGCCGTGACGCCGACGGGTTGTCCGTCGCGGTCGAGATCAAGCGCCGCGGCGAGATCGACGGCGTCGAGCAGCTCACCCGCTACCTCGAGCTCCTCAACCGGGACCCGATGCTCACCAGCAAGGGCCCGGTGCGGGGCATCTACGCCGCCCAGGAGATCAAGCCGCAGGCGCGCGTGCTCGCCACCGACCGCGGCATCACCTGCGCCCTCGTCGACTACGACGCGCTGCGAGGGATGGACGACGCGGAGCACCGGCTCTTCTAG
- a CDS encoding FAD-dependent oxidoreductase, with translation MSSSSARRVLVVGAGVVGLTCAVRLLEAGHRVDVVARDLPLETTSAVAAALWYPYRALPQERVTAWAATTYGVLEGLSADARSGVRMLTGTEVLSEHQPEPWWRSAVPALDRETALPPGYADGWTFVAPVVDMPVHLRWLIARIDELGGTLTRMNLSALPGDGSLVVNATGLGARHFGADPSVQPVRGQVVVVEQVGLDRWTLDGAGLTYVVPRTHEIVVGGTDVEGEWSRTPDPDVAADVLHRATALVPALEGARVLRHKVGLRPARPEVRVERVGDVIHCYGHGGAGVTLSWGCAGDVVGLAGD, from the coding sequence ATGTCCTCCTCCTCCGCTCGACGCGTCCTGGTGGTCGGCGCCGGTGTCGTGGGCCTGACCTGCGCCGTACGCCTGCTCGAGGCCGGCCACCGCGTGGACGTCGTGGCGCGCGACCTGCCGCTCGAGACCACCTCGGCCGTGGCGGCTGCCCTCTGGTACCCCTACCGGGCGTTGCCGCAGGAGCGGGTCACCGCGTGGGCGGCGACGACGTACGGCGTCCTCGAGGGCCTGTCCGCAGATGCGCGCAGCGGCGTCCGGATGCTCACCGGCACCGAGGTGCTGAGTGAGCACCAGCCCGAGCCGTGGTGGCGCAGCGCGGTGCCGGCGCTGGACCGGGAGACCGCGCTGCCTCCCGGGTACGCCGACGGCTGGACGTTCGTCGCGCCGGTCGTCGACATGCCGGTCCACCTGCGGTGGCTCATCGCCAGGATCGACGAGCTCGGTGGCACCCTGACCCGGATGAACCTGTCCGCGCTGCCCGGCGACGGGAGCCTCGTCGTCAACGCCACCGGACTGGGTGCGCGGCACTTCGGCGCGGACCCGTCCGTGCAGCCGGTGCGGGGGCAGGTGGTCGTCGTCGAGCAGGTCGGCCTCGACCGCTGGACGCTCGACGGCGCCGGGCTCACCTACGTGGTGCCCCGCACCCACGAGATCGTCGTGGGGGGCACGGACGTGGAGGGCGAGTGGAGCCGTACGCCCGACCCGGACGTCGCCGCGGACGTGCTGCACCGCGCCACCGCGCTCGTCCCGGCGCTGGAGGGCGCCCGGGTCCTGCGCCACAAGGTCGGGCTCCGGCCGGCCCGGCCCGAGGTCCGCGTCGAGCGGGTCGGGGACGTCATCCACTGCTACGGCCACGGCGGCGCCGGGGTCACCCTGTCGTGGGGCTGCGCCGGCGACGTGGTGGGGTTGGCCGGTGACTGA
- a CDS encoding 3-hydroxyacyl-CoA dehydrogenase family protein — translation MTETATREFTTVGVIGLGTMGAGIAEVFARNGFTVVGVEQNDTGLERGRQHLEHSTGRAVKREKLTQEQADELLGRITLTTDMKELAGADLVVEAVVESLEVKKSIFRALDDIVRPDAVLATNTSSLSVTEISTANAKPGRVVGVHFFNPAPVQNLVEIIRTVVTEPDVLADVQELLRSLGKNPVVCGDKAGFIANTLLFGYLNHAVAMYEGKYASREDIDAAMRFGCGYPMGPLALLDLIGLDTAYEILDTMYKQGRDRLHAPAPILKQYVTAGLLGRKSGRGFYTYEAPDSPVVVADAHTPSADDKPRLQHDIRLVGVVGTGTMASGIVEVFAKAGYDVLFTGRGQDKVDGVVATITKNFDKQIQRGRATEEQKSEVLGRVRGTTSLDDLKDVDIVVEAIAEDLAIKTTLFENLDEICTGGRGGAGAILATTTSSLPIISMARVTKRPQDVIGMHFFNPAAIMKLVEVVSTVATDEAVTETVLALCDQVGKVAVKCGDRSGFIVNALLFPYLNDAVKMLEAHYATADDIDTAMKQGCALPMGPFELLDVVGNDVSLAIQRELYLEFREPGFAPAPLLEHLVTAGYLGRKTGRGFRDYSAR, via the coding sequence ATGACTGAGACGGCTACTCGTGAGTTCACCACCGTCGGCGTGATCGGCCTCGGCACCATGGGCGCCGGCATCGCCGAGGTCTTCGCGCGCAACGGCTTCACCGTCGTCGGCGTCGAGCAGAACGACACGGGCCTCGAGCGGGGCCGCCAGCACCTCGAGCACTCGACGGGCCGGGCGGTGAAGCGTGAGAAGCTGACCCAGGAGCAGGCAGACGAGCTGCTCGGCCGGATCACACTGACCACCGACATGAAGGAGCTGGCCGGAGCGGACCTCGTCGTCGAGGCCGTCGTGGAGTCCCTCGAGGTCAAGAAGTCGATCTTCCGGGCGCTGGACGACATCGTCCGCCCCGATGCGGTGCTCGCCACCAACACCTCCTCGCTGAGCGTCACCGAGATCTCGACCGCCAACGCGAAGCCCGGCCGGGTCGTGGGGGTCCACTTCTTCAACCCCGCACCCGTGCAGAACCTCGTCGAGATCATCCGCACCGTCGTCACCGAGCCCGACGTGCTCGCCGACGTGCAGGAGCTGCTGCGCAGCCTCGGCAAGAACCCGGTCGTCTGCGGCGACAAGGCCGGCTTCATCGCCAACACGCTGCTCTTCGGCTACCTCAACCACGCGGTCGCGATGTACGAGGGCAAGTACGCCTCGCGCGAGGACATCGACGCCGCGATGCGCTTCGGCTGCGGCTACCCGATGGGTCCGCTGGCGCTGCTCGACCTGATCGGGCTCGACACGGCCTACGAGATCCTCGACACGATGTACAAGCAGGGCCGCGACCGCCTCCACGCGCCGGCGCCGATCCTCAAGCAGTACGTCACCGCGGGGCTGCTGGGCCGCAAGTCGGGTCGCGGCTTCTACACCTACGAGGCGCCCGACAGCCCCGTCGTCGTCGCGGACGCGCACACGCCGAGCGCGGATGACAAGCCCCGGCTGCAGCACGACATCAGGCTCGTCGGCGTCGTCGGCACCGGCACGATGGCCTCGGGGATCGTCGAGGTCTTCGCGAAGGCGGGCTACGACGTGCTGTTCACGGGCCGCGGCCAGGACAAGGTCGACGGCGTGGTCGCGACCATCACGAAGAACTTCGACAAGCAGATCCAGCGCGGTCGCGCGACCGAGGAGCAGAAGTCCGAGGTGCTGGGGCGCGTCCGCGGCACCACGTCGCTCGACGACCTCAAGGACGTCGACATCGTCGTCGAGGCCATCGCCGAGGACCTCGCGATCAAGACGACGCTCTTCGAGAACCTCGACGAGATCTGCACGGGTGGTCGAGGAGGGGCCGGCGCCATCCTGGCCACCACGACGTCGTCGCTGCCGATCATCTCGATGGCCCGGGTGACCAAGCGCCCGCAGGACGTCATCGGCATGCACTTCTTCAACCCGGCGGCGATCATGAAGCTCGTCGAGGTCGTCTCGACGGTCGCCACCGACGAGGCCGTCACCGAGACGGTGCTGGCGCTGTGCGACCAGGTCGGCAAGGTGGCCGTGAAGTGCGGCGACCGCTCCGGCTTCATCGTCAACGCGCTGCTGTTCCCCTACCTCAACGACGCGGTCAAGATGCTCGAGGCGCACTACGCCACCGCCGACGACATCGACACCGCGATGAAGCAGGGCTGTGCGCTGCCGATGGGCCCGTTCGAACTGCTCGACGTCGTCGGCAACGACGTGTCGCTGGCCATCCAGCGCGAGCTCTACCTCGAGTTCCGTGAGCCCGGTTTCGCGCCCGCCCCGCTGCTGGAGCACCTGGTCACCGCGGGCTACCTCGGTCGCAAGACCGGCCGCGGCTTCCGGGACTACAGCGCGCGCTGA
- a CDS encoding WXG100 family type VII secretion target yields MSASGAVDVWQRINGWMAPLDGAIDAVMRPLVSPLADQFDWVTGDSAEVSATAERWRDMARRTRALSDSELNEALRTAAGWTGQASDAFERLAREFAQQIDAVAAEMDETAEYLLDASLEVKMAEDLVETIIRELIEWALITLVVSAALTVVTFGASAAAGGAAAAAQAAVAGSRVASALAKLARLLRAVADALKAVKAMKTLSREGILVKTILVKGMLIKPVVKGVTGLTGAPISESAESIIDGFADIAADEVDDQRRRDQGPRTPLRDRIEDPLRPITDHLPPPGPVDDAIDRLRDRVPAGPGE; encoded by the coding sequence GTGAGCGCGAGCGGGGCAGTCGACGTCTGGCAGCGGATCAACGGGTGGATGGCGCCGCTGGACGGCGCGATCGACGCCGTCATGCGGCCCCTGGTCTCACCCCTGGCCGACCAGTTCGACTGGGTCACGGGGGACTCCGCCGAGGTCAGCGCCACCGCGGAGCGCTGGCGCGACATGGCGCGCCGGACCCGCGCACTCAGCGACTCCGAGCTCAACGAGGCCCTCCGCACCGCTGCAGGCTGGACCGGGCAGGCCAGCGACGCGTTCGAGCGCCTGGCGCGCGAGTTCGCGCAGCAGATCGACGCGGTCGCCGCCGAGATGGACGAGACCGCCGAGTACCTCCTCGACGCCTCCCTCGAGGTCAAGATGGCCGAGGACCTGGTGGAGACCATCATCCGCGAGCTGATTGAGTGGGCCCTGATCACGCTGGTCGTCTCCGCGGCGCTGACCGTGGTGACCTTCGGGGCGAGCGCCGCCGCGGGCGGAGCGGCCGCGGCAGCGCAGGCGGCCGTCGCCGGGTCCCGCGTCGCGTCCGCGCTGGCCAAGCTGGCCAGGCTGCTGCGCGCCGTCGCCGACGCGCTCAAGGCCGTCAAGGCGATGAAGACCCTGAGCCGGGAGGGGATCCTGGTCAAGACCATCCTGGTCAAGGGGATGCTCATCAAGCCGGTGGTCAAGGGCGTCACCGGGCTGACCGGAGCCCCGATCTCGGAGTCCGCCGAGTCCATCATCGACGGCTTCGCCGACATCGCGGCCGATGAGGTCGACGACCAGCGCCGCCGCGACCAGGGCCCCCGGACGCCGTTGCGGGACCGGATCGAGGACCCCCTCAGGCCGATCACCGACCACCTGCCACCCCCCGGACCGGTCGACGACGCCATCGACCGCCTCCGCGACCGGGTGCCGGCCGGGCCGGGCGAGTAG
- a CDS encoding VOC family protein, protein MSRTIQVTFDAHDPEALSRFWADAMGYVVPPPPGREVAPGQDPFEAWHAFLAEVGVPESEWGSASAAEDPDGDGPRLFFQRVPEGKTAKNRVHLDLRTAPGLEGEERMAALEAEAVRLVALGATRVERHEPAPPMTAGHIWMADPEGNEFCLD, encoded by the coding sequence ATGAGCCGGACGATCCAGGTCACCTTCGACGCCCACGATCCCGAGGCGCTCTCGCGCTTCTGGGCCGACGCAATGGGCTACGTCGTCCCACCCCCGCCCGGGCGCGAGGTCGCGCCGGGACAGGACCCGTTCGAGGCATGGCACGCCTTCCTCGCCGAGGTCGGCGTGCCGGAGTCGGAGTGGGGCTCCGCGTCCGCCGCCGAGGACCCCGATGGCGACGGTCCGCGACTGTTCTTCCAGCGGGTGCCCGAGGGCAAGACCGCGAAGAACCGGGTGCACCTCGACCTCCGCACGGCCCCCGGGCTCGAGGGCGAGGAGCGGATGGCCGCGCTCGAGGCGGAGGCCGTACGCCTCGTCGCCCTGGGTGCGACCCGCGTCGAGCGGCACGAACCGGCGCCGCCGATGACCGCCGGTCACATCTGGATGGCCGACCCGGAGGGCAACGAGTTCTGCCTCGATTGA
- a CDS encoding DUF952 domain-containing protein, translating to MTDARPERLPERIFHIATAADWRATLATGTYTTSTVGRSLAEEGFIHASRREQVQGVFDRYYRGLGEDLVLLTIDPTRLESEVRVEPVGDDTYPHVHGPINRSAVVDVEPLNRRGGTETLMSLWLKGMAVRMGAAVLVMLVVAAIVLGVQRLA from the coding sequence GTGACCGACGCGCGTCCCGAGCGCCTCCCCGAGCGCATCTTCCACATCGCCACCGCTGCCGACTGGCGCGCCACGCTGGCGACGGGCACCTACACCACCTCGACGGTCGGCCGGAGCCTCGCGGAGGAGGGGTTCATCCACGCCAGCAGGCGCGAGCAGGTGCAGGGCGTCTTCGACCGCTACTACCGCGGGCTCGGCGAGGACCTGGTCCTGCTGACGATCGACCCGACCCGGCTGGAGTCGGAGGTGCGCGTCGAGCCGGTCGGCGACGACACCTACCCCCACGTCCACGGGCCGATCAACCGCTCGGCGGTCGTCGACGTCGAGCCGCTGAACCGCCGGGGCGGCACCGAGACGCTGATGTCGCTGTGGCTCAAGGGCATGGCCGTACGCATGGGCGCGGCGGTGCTGGTCATGCTGGTCGTCGCCGCGATCGTGCTCGGCGTCCAGCGCTTGGCGTGA
- a CDS encoding YbaB/EbfC family nucleoid-associated protein — MDIESITRDAEARLEAVAAMQSELQELRGRAQNRSGNVRVEVNPAGALLDLHLSESARDLAADQLAVEILRTVREAQVSVAADMRRIVGGLVPEERLAALSEGRIPDSTMRSVDEELANLRALRGQGR; from the coding sequence ATGGACATCGAGAGCATCACGAGGGACGCCGAGGCACGACTCGAGGCCGTCGCGGCCATGCAGAGCGAGCTCCAGGAGCTGCGTGGGCGGGCCCAGAACCGGTCCGGCAACGTGCGGGTGGAGGTCAACCCCGCCGGCGCCCTCCTCGACCTGCACCTCAGCGAGAGCGCCCGCGACCTCGCTGCCGACCAGCTGGCCGTCGAGATCCTCCGGACCGTGCGCGAGGCGCAGGTCTCGGTGGCCGCCGACATGCGGCGCATCGTCGGCGGCCTGGTGCCTGAGGAGCGGCTCGCCGCGCTGTCGGAGGGCAGGATCCCCGACAGCACGATGCGCTCGGTCGACGAGGAGCTGGCCAACCTGCGTGCACTGAGGGGGCAGGGACGATGA
- a CDS encoding histidine phosphatase family protein — protein MTDLQCPARVFVARHGEAVYESELLSDAGGWLSPLGRQQARELAESLAGERIARVWTSDMARAVQTGEIVAARLGVDVVVRKGLREFGVGDAAGTTGDPDPFAATFAAWLAGDLAARIPGAESGHEVVARYEAVLGEVADEHRGESVLVISHGGVMCMALSALAHNLALSHSRDLPMPNCGVVALEVDADGWAARSWAGTAVT, from the coding sequence GTGACTGACCTCCAGTGCCCCGCCCGGGTGTTCGTGGCCCGGCACGGCGAGGCCGTCTACGAGTCCGAGCTGCTGAGCGATGCCGGGGGCTGGCTGAGCCCGCTGGGGCGCCAGCAGGCGCGGGAGCTGGCCGAGTCGCTGGCCGGCGAGCGGATCGCCCGCGTGTGGACCAGTGACATGGCGCGTGCGGTGCAGACCGGCGAGATCGTGGCCGCGCGGCTGGGCGTCGACGTGGTCGTGCGCAAGGGTCTGCGTGAGTTCGGCGTCGGTGACGCGGCCGGCACGACCGGCGATCCCGATCCGTTCGCGGCCACGTTCGCCGCGTGGCTCGCCGGCGACCTGGCGGCCCGGATCCCCGGGGCGGAGAGCGGCCACGAGGTCGTCGCGCGCTACGAGGCCGTCCTCGGCGAGGTCGCCGACGAGCACCGCGGCGAGTCGGTGCTGGTGATCAGCCACGGCGGGGTGATGTGCATGGCGCTCTCCGCCCTGGCGCACAACCTCGCCCTGAGCCACAGCCGCGACCTCCCGATGCCGAACTGCGGCGTGGTGGCGCTCGAGGTCGACGCCGACGGGTGGGCGGCCAGGTCGTGGGCGGGGACCGCCGTCACCTGA